GTACCGGTCCGTTCCAGTTGCTGCAATATCAGAAAGATTCCCGCATCCTGTACAAAGCGTTTGACGGTTTCTGGGGCACCAAGCCGAAAATCGATCGTCTGGTCTTCTCCATCACCCCGGATGCTTCCGTACGTTATGCCAAACTGCAGAAAAACGAGTGCCAGGTTATGCCGTACCCGAACCCGGCGGATATCGCTCGTATGAAGCAGGACAAAAACATCACGCTGATGGAGCAGGCTGGCCTGAACGTTGGCTACATGTCCTTCAACACCGAGAAGAAACCGTTTGATGACGTGAAAGTGCGTCAGGCGCTGACTTACGCGGTGAACAAAGAAGCGATCATCAAAGCGGTATACCAGGGCGCTGGCGTGGCGGCGAAAAACCTGATCCCGCCGACCATGTGGGGCTATAACGACGACGTTAAAGACTACACCTACGATCCGGAGAAGGCGAAACAGCTGCTGAAAGAAGCCGGTCAGGATAAAGGCTTTACCGTTGAACTGTGGGCGATGCCGGTACAGCGTCCGTACAACCCGAACGCTCGCCGTATGGCTGAGATGATTCAGGCTGACTGGGCGAAAGTCGGCGTACAAGCCAAAATCGTGACCTACGAGTGGGGTGAATACCTGAAGCGCGCGAAAGCGGGCGAACACCAGGCAGTCATGATGGGCTGGACCGGCGACAACGGGGATCCGGATAACTTCTTCGCCACCCTGTTCAGTTGCGCAGCGGCGAAAGACGGTTCTAACTACTCTCGCTGGTGCTACAAGCCGTTTGAAGATCTGATTCAACCGGCTCGCGCAACCGACGATCACAACAAGCGTGTTGAACTCTACAAGCAGGCTCAGGTAGTGATGCATGACCAGGCTCCGGCGCTGATCGTCGCTCACTCCACCGTGTATGAGCCGGTGCGTAAAGAAGTCAAAGGCTATGTTGTTGATCCGTTAGGCAAACACCACTTCGAAAACGTGTCTGTCGAATAATAAGCACGATAGCTACCCTCTCTCCTTTCCGGGAGAGGGGGTAAAGCGTTTTCCCTCTGCGGAGGGAATTCCTGTTTGTGAGCAATACAGACGCGCCGCCGCCAGGCGCTGCGTCACTACTGAGAATCCGGGTTATGTTGCAGTTCATTCTCCGACGTCTGGGGCTGGTTATCCCAACGTTTATCGGTATCACCCTTCTCACCTTTGCCTTTGTCCATATGATCCCCGGCGACCCGGTAATGATCATGGCGGGTGAGCGTGGTATCTCTCCTGAGCGTCACGCTCAATTGCTGGCTGAGCTTGGTCTTGATAAGCCGCTTTGGGAACAATATGTCCACTATGTTTGGGGCGTATTGCACGGTGACTTAGGCATCTCTCTGAAGAGCCGACTTCCGGTGTGGGACGAGTTTGTGCCGCGTTTTAAAGCGACGCTGGAACTCGGTATCTGCGCCATGATTTTTGCGGTCGCTGTGGGTATTCCGGTGGGCGTACTGGCCGCCGTCAAACGTGGCTCTATTTTCGATCATACTGCGGTGAGCCTTGCGCTGACCGGCTACTCCATGCCTATCTTCTGGTGGGGCATGATGTTGATCATGCTGGTTTCGGTGCAGCTCAACCTGACGCCGGTTTCCGGACGCGTCAGCGATATGGTGTTCCTTGACGACAGCAATCCGTTAACCGGATTTATGCTGATAGATACCGCCATCTGGGGCGAGCAGGGCAACTTTATCGATGCCCTTGCGCATATGATCCTGCCAGCCATTGTGCTCGGCACCATTCCGCTGGCGGTGATCGTGCGTATGACCCGCTCCTCTATGCTGGAAGTTTTGGGTGAAGATTACATCCGTACCGCGCGCGCAAAAGGGCTGACCCGCATGCGCGTGATCATCGTGCATGCGCTGCGCAACGCCATGCTGCCGGTGGTGACGGTTATCGGCTTGCAGGTCGGCACGCTGCTGGCGGGCGCGATCCTGACGGAAACCATCTTCTCCTGGCCGGGTCTGGGTCGTTGGTTGATTGATGCGCTGCAGCGCCGCGACTATCCGGTGGTGCAGGGCGGGGTATTACTGGTCGCGACGATGATTATCCTCGTCAACCTGCTGGTCGACCTGCTCTACGGCGTGGTGAACCCGCGTATTCGGCATAAGAAGTAAGGGGCCATCATGTCACAAGTTACTGAAAATAAAGTTATTGCTGCACCGGTGCCAATGACGCCGTTGCAGGAGTTCTGGCACTATTTCAAACGCAACAAAGGTGCGGTTGTTGGCCTGGCTTACGTGGTGATCATGCTGATTATCGCCGTGTTTGCTAACTTCCTTGCGCCGCACAACCCGGCCGATCAGTTCCGCGATGCGCTGCTGGCGCCACCGGTCTGGCAGGACGGCGGCACCTGGACGCACATTCTGGGTACCGATGATGTGGGCCGCGATACGCTGTCGCGCCTGATGTTTGGCGCCCGTCTGTCGCTGCTGGTGGGCTGTCTGGTGGTCGTGCTGTCGTTGATTGCGGGCATCGTGCTCGGCCTGGTGGCCGG
Above is a genomic segment from Kosakonia radicincitans DSM 16656 containing:
- the dppA gene encoding dipeptide ABC transporter periplasmic-binding protein DppA yields the protein MSISLKKSGMLKLGLSLVAMTVAASVQAKTLVYCSEGSPEGFNPQLFTSGTTYDASSVPIYNRLVEFKIGTTEVIPGLAEKWEISADGKTYTFHLRKGVKWQDNKDFKPTRDFNADDVVFSFDRQKNDQNPYHKVSGGSYEYFEGMGLPDLISEVKKVDDNTVQFVLTRPESPFLADLAMDFASILSKEYADNMLKAGTPEKVDLDPIGTGPFQLLQYQKDSRILYKAFDGFWGTKPKIDRLVFSITPDASVRYAKLQKNECQVMPYPNPADIARMKQDKNITLMEQAGLNVGYMSFNTEKKPFDDVKVRQALTYAVNKEAIIKAVYQGAGVAAKNLIPPTMWGYNDDVKDYTYDPEKAKQLLKEAGQDKGFTVELWAMPVQRPYNPNARRMAEMIQADWAKVGVQAKIVTYEWGEYLKRAKAGEHQAVMMGWTGDNGDPDNFFATLFSCAAAKDGSNYSRWCYKPFEDLIQPARATDDHNKRVELYKQAQVVMHDQAPALIVAHSTVYEPVRKEVKGYVVDPLGKHHFENVSVE
- the dppB gene encoding dipeptide ABC transporter permease DppB — encoded protein: MLQFILRRLGLVIPTFIGITLLTFAFVHMIPGDPVMIMAGERGISPERHAQLLAELGLDKPLWEQYVHYVWGVLHGDLGISLKSRLPVWDEFVPRFKATLELGICAMIFAVAVGIPVGVLAAVKRGSIFDHTAVSLALTGYSMPIFWWGMMLIMLVSVQLNLTPVSGRVSDMVFLDDSNPLTGFMLIDTAIWGEQGNFIDALAHMILPAIVLGTIPLAVIVRMTRSSMLEVLGEDYIRTARAKGLTRMRVIIVHALRNAMLPVVTVIGLQVGTLLAGAILTETIFSWPGLGRWLIDALQRRDYPVVQGGVLLVATMIILVNLLVDLLYGVVNPRIRHKK